DNA from Thioclava sp. GXIMD2076:
CGCTCAACCCGTTTCTCGCGGACGATTTCCACCGCATCGACCCGCGTCAAAGCTTCAATGATGACGAGGAGGATGACGATGCTTGAGCGTCACCTTGCTCTGTCGGTCTCTCCGTTCGATGGAGAGACACCCGCCAGCATTGCAGCACGGCTTGCCTGTCGCAATGAGACCCCGCCGCGTGATCTTTGCTCGGATATGGGGTTGAGATGGCCCTATCTCTGCTCGGGCCATCCCGATCAGCTCTCGCTGCTGGCCGAAGTCTCGGGGGTAGACTTGGCCTATCTTCATCACTGGAATCCGGAACAGATCGGTGTTGGACGCTATCGTATCGGACAGATGCGCAGCACAACGGGGGTGTTTCACCGCTGTCTTACGCGGGTCTGCCCGCTCTGTCTGGAGGAGGCCCTGGCACAGTTCGGCAGGTCAGGGGCGCATCAGCTTCTGGAATGGAATGTGCTCTGTCTGAAGGGATGTGAACGGCATGAGGTCGCCCTGCTCGAATTGCCTCGGGCGGCCACGTCGCATGAAACCTATGATGTGGTGACGCAACTGGGCCGTCATCAGGATGCTTTGCGATCCGCAGCCGATCACGCCGCTCCGCATTTTGCTACGGATTTCGAGACCTATGTACGGGGCCGGATCCGTGGGCAAGTGGAGGCCGATTGGATGAGCGGCTTGGAGCTTGGCCAATTGCATGGAGCTTGTCTCACCCTCGGTGCGGTGCTTGCAGGTGATCCCGCCGATAGTCTCTCAAAACTCGCGCCAGAAGCCGAAGATGACTATTGTCTTGAGGGTTTCAATGTCTTGTCTTCCGGCCCTATCGCGCTTGAGAATTGCCTTGAAGCGCTGCGGGGCAGGGGGGTGGGACGACGATCCTACCTGTCCTCCGATCTCGGACTTTTCTACAGCTGGTTGCAATCGGTCGATGATCAGCCGGAAATGCAGGACATCCTCGATTGCGTGCATCAATTCGCGACCCGCAGCTATACGATGACGCCCGGAAAAACCGTGCTCGGGAAAGCTGCCCCCGAGATCCAGCGGATTTCTTTCGAGACGGCGCGACGGCAATCTGGGCTGGGGGTGGCGTTGATCCGGCGGCTCATTGCGCATGTCGATTTACTTTCCGAGGCGGAAATGGCCGCCCTTCGGGAAACGACACCGGCGCAACTGGCAAGGGCGGTTGCGTTCTGGCGGGGTTTGCACAACCTGACCATTACTGCACAGAGGCTCAATATCGCGCCAACGCAGGTGACGGCGATGATGGATCTGGGGCTGATCGGGCATATCAAATTCGGAACGGCGCTTCGCTACGCCTATGCTGCCGATGTCGACCAATTGCTTGCGCAGGTGTCAGAACTGCCAGTGCTGTCGCATCTGCAGGGGTTTCAGTCTCTCCATCAGTTTGCGCGATCGCAGAGGATCCGCGTGGCGCATCTGGTTGCGCAATGGCGCTCGGGTACGCTTGATGGCATGGTACGGGCGACCGATGCCGCGGGACTGCGGGGGCTGTATGTGCCGGTGGGTCAACAAGTGCAGGAAACGAAGCTTGCTTGTCGGGAAGGTAACCTGCCGCTTCTGGACGCGGCCAAGCGTCTTAAGATCAGCGCGGGCTCAGTTCGGTCGCTAAGAAACGCCGGTTATCTTCGGGGCGTGACAGAGCGAAACCCCGAGACCAATTATCTGCATCAGCTGATTAGCCAGACCAGCATCA
Protein-coding regions in this window:
- a CDS encoding TniQ family protein, yielding MLERHLALSVSPFDGETPASIAARLACRNETPPRDLCSDMGLRWPYLCSGHPDQLSLLAEVSGVDLAYLHHWNPEQIGVGRYRIGQMRSTTGVFHRCLTRVCPLCLEEALAQFGRSGAHQLLEWNVLCLKGCERHEVALLELPRAATSHETYDVVTQLGRHQDALRSAADHAAPHFATDFETYVRGRIRGQVEADWMSGLELGQLHGACLTLGAVLAGDPADSLSKLAPEAEDDYCLEGFNVLSSGPIALENCLEALRGRGVGRRSYLSSDLGLFYSWLQSVDDQPEMQDILDCVHQFATRSYTMTPGKTVLGKAAPEIQRISFETARRQSGLGVALIRRLIAHVDLLSEAEMAALRETTPAQLARAVAFWRGLHNLTITAQRLNIAPTQVTAMMDLGLIGHIKFGTALRYAYAADVDQLLAQVSELPVLSHLQGFQSLHQFARSQRIRVAHLVAQWRSGTLDGMVRATDAAGLRGLYVPVGQQVQETKLACREGNLPLLDAAKRLKISAGSVRSLRNAGYLRGVTERNPETNYLHQLISQTSITAFEKHYLTLGQLAADVNKAPIHLARQLDRAGVPTLDCGGGRIRVYDRALVGEF